Proteins encoded in a region of the Streptomyces sp. NBC_01471 genome:
- a CDS encoding beta-ketoacyl-ACP synthase III → MTGTRIAALGHYQPAKVLTNDDVAALVDTSDEWIRTRVGIKTRHIAGPEEPVDELAAQAGAKALAAAGRAPGEIDLVLVATSTAIDRSPNMAARVAAKLGMASPATMDVNVVCSGFTHALAIADHAVRAGSAERALVIGADKMAEIADWTDRSTCVLVGDGAGAAVVEACEEDGIGPVLWGSVPAMGNAVRIEGTPPRFAQEGQSVYRWATTQLPPIARKVCEKAGVTPEELAAVVLHQANLRIIEPVAAKIGAVNAVIARDVVDSGNTSAASIPMALSKLVERREIPSGAPVLLFGFGGNLSYAGQVVRCP, encoded by the coding sequence ATGACCGGAACACGCATCGCCGCACTCGGCCATTACCAGCCGGCCAAGGTTCTCACCAATGACGATGTAGCCGCCCTTGTCGACACCAGTGACGAATGGATCCGGACCCGGGTGGGCATCAAGACCCGCCACATCGCCGGACCCGAGGAGCCCGTCGACGAACTCGCTGCCCAGGCCGGAGCCAAGGCCCTCGCCGCTGCCGGGCGGGCGCCGGGCGAGATCGACCTGGTCCTCGTCGCGACCTCCACGGCGATCGACCGCTCGCCCAACATGGCCGCGCGTGTGGCTGCCAAGCTGGGCATGGCCTCGCCCGCGACCATGGACGTCAACGTCGTCTGCTCGGGCTTCACCCATGCCCTGGCCATCGCCGACCACGCGGTACGGGCCGGATCCGCCGAGCGCGCACTGGTGATCGGCGCCGACAAGATGGCCGAGATCGCCGACTGGACCGACCGCTCCACCTGTGTCCTGGTGGGGGACGGTGCGGGCGCCGCCGTGGTCGAGGCCTGCGAGGAGGACGGCATCGGCCCGGTGCTGTGGGGATCGGTCCCCGCGATGGGCAACGCCGTACGGATCGAGGGGACACCGCCTCGCTTCGCCCAGGAGGGCCAGTCCGTCTACCGCTGGGCCACCACCCAGCTGCCGCCGATCGCCCGCAAGGTCTGCGAGAAGGCGGGGGTCACTCCGGAGGAACTGGCCGCCGTCGTGCTGCACCAGGCCAACCTGCGGATCATCGAGCCCGTCGCCGCGAAGATCGGCGCCGTGAACGCAGTGATCGCCCGTGATGTGGTCGATTCCGGCAACACGTCGGCCGCCAGCATCCCGATGGCCCTGTCCAAGCTGGTGGAGCGGAGGGAGATCCCGTCCGGCGCGCCGGTCCTGCTCTTCGGGTTCGGAGGAAACCTCTCGTACG
- the fdhD gene encoding formate dehydrogenase accessory sulfurtransferase FdhD has translation MGRVTERRRIIRIRDGAVTTRPDTLVAEEPLEIRLNGKALAITMRTPGDDFALAAGFLVSEGVLGSAEELQSIVYCAGATADGSNTYNVVDVRLAPGVELPDITLERNVYTTSSCGLCGKASLDAVRTTARFPIADTPPVRVEPHVLAVLPDRLRAAQQVFDRTGGLHAAALFTPEGELLDVREDVGRHNAVDKLVGRALQSGLLPLSQVVLLVSGRASFELAQKAVMAGIPVLAAVSAPSSLAVDLAAESGLTLVGFLRGSSMNVYAGDERIALRSGVQGPSSGA, from the coding sequence ATGGGCCGGGTCACCGAACGCCGCCGCATCATCCGCATCCGGGACGGAGCGGTGACCACCCGGCCCGACACCCTGGTGGCCGAGGAGCCGCTGGAGATCCGGCTGAACGGCAAGGCCCTCGCCATCACCATGCGCACCCCGGGCGACGACTTCGCCCTCGCCGCGGGATTCCTGGTCAGCGAGGGCGTGCTCGGTTCGGCGGAGGAGCTCCAGTCGATCGTGTACTGCGCGGGGGCCACCGCCGACGGCTCGAACACGTACAACGTGGTGGACGTCAGGCTGGCTCCGGGCGTCGAGCTGCCCGACATCACGCTGGAACGCAACGTCTACACCACCTCCTCGTGCGGGCTCTGCGGCAAGGCGAGCCTGGACGCGGTCCGCACCACCGCGCGCTTCCCGATCGCCGACACCCCGCCGGTCAGGGTGGAACCCCATGTGCTCGCCGTCCTCCCCGACCGGCTGCGGGCGGCGCAGCAGGTGTTCGACCGCACCGGTGGACTGCACGCGGCGGCGCTCTTCACGCCGGAGGGCGAACTGCTCGACGTACGGGAGGACGTGGGCCGCCACAACGCGGTGGACAAGCTCGTCGGCCGGGCCCTGCAGAGCGGCCTGCTCCCGCTCTCGCAGGTCGTTCTCCTGGTCTCGGGCCGGGCCTCCTTCGAACTGGCCCAGAAAGCGGTGATGGCGGGCATCCCGGTCCTCGCGGCCGTGTCCGCCCCTTCCTCGCTGGCCGTCGATCTGGCCGCCGAGTCCGGCCTGACCCTGGTCGGTTTCCTCCGCGGTTCCTCCATGAACGTCTACGCCGGCGACGAGCGGATCGCCCTGCGCTCCGGGGTGCAGGGCCCTTCGTCCGGAGCATGA